The following proteins are co-located in the Paenibacillus sp. FSL H8-0079 genome:
- a CDS encoding carbonic anhydrase codes for MNNIQEILAYNKTFVETKEYEKYTAGKFPTKKMVIITCMDTRLVEMLPKAMNLKNGDVKIIKNAGAIISQPFGSVMRSVLVAIYELGADEVLVVGHTECGMASLHAETMIGHMVERGVSEEVMTTLENSGIRLQKWLRGFDSVEEGVKHTVEVIKKHPLLPPNVPVHGMVIDSATGELDLVAEGYGQQASL; via the coding sequence ATGAACAACATTCAAGAGATTTTGGCTTACAACAAAACATTTGTCGAGACTAAAGAATACGAAAAGTATACGGCTGGCAAGTTTCCAACCAAAAAGATGGTTATCATCACTTGTATGGATACACGTCTGGTGGAAATGCTGCCCAAGGCCATGAATCTGAAGAACGGTGATGTGAAAATCATCAAAAACGCAGGCGCGATTATCTCTCAGCCTTTCGGCAGTGTAATGCGTAGTGTGCTTGTCGCCATCTATGAACTGGGTGCAGATGAAGTTCTGGTTGTCGGACATACGGAATGCGGTATGGCTTCCCTTCACGCAGAGACGATGATTGGACATATGGTTGAACGTGGCGTATCTGAAGAAGTCATGACAACTCTTGAGAACTCTGGCATCCGTTTGCAAAAATGGTTGCGCGGGTTTGACAGCGTCGAAGAAGGGGTAAAACATACTGTGGAAGTGATCAAGAAGCATCCTCTACTTCCTCCCAATGTACCCGTCCACGGCATGGTTATCGATTCTGCTACAGGTGAGCTTGATCTTGTCGCTGAGGGGTATGGACAACAGGCATCTCTCTAA
- a CDS encoding ABC transporter substrate-binding protein has translation MKYTPWFVRGIVILLIIIVALTSCNKEENEAKITIGEVTRSVFYAPEYVAVAQGFFEEQGLEVEIQTTAGGDKTMAALLAGSVDIALVGAETSIYVYQQGAEDPVINFAQLTQTDGTFLFARNPEGSFDWEQLRDSTFLGQRKGGMPQMAGEFALNKHGIDPQSDLELIQNVDFANIASAFASGTGDYVQLFEPQASIFEQEGRGKVVASFGAEGGHLPYTVFMTKQSYLNDNKDIVQKFTNGLHKAQAWVDSHTAEEIAEVITPFFKDIDPAILVSSVNRYKEQGTYATDPIIDEEEWNNLLDVMSAAGELKERVDLNVIVDNAYAEEATISK, from the coding sequence ATGAAATACACGCCATGGTTCGTCCGGGGCATCGTTATTCTGCTAATTATCATTGTGGCACTCACCAGCTGTAATAAGGAAGAGAATGAAGCCAAGATTACGATTGGCGAAGTGACTCGTTCGGTATTTTACGCACCGGAGTATGTGGCGGTGGCTCAAGGTTTTTTTGAGGAGCAGGGACTTGAGGTGGAGATTCAGACGACTGCTGGTGGTGACAAAACGATGGCGGCATTGCTCGCAGGTTCGGTGGATATCGCACTGGTAGGTGCAGAGACGTCCATATACGTCTATCAGCAGGGAGCAGAAGATCCAGTCATTAACTTTGCCCAACTCACCCAGACGGATGGTACTTTTCTGTTCGCACGTAACCCGGAAGGCAGCTTCGATTGGGAGCAATTGAGGGATTCCACATTTCTCGGCCAGCGCAAAGGCGGCATGCCGCAAATGGCAGGGGAGTTCGCACTGAACAAACATGGCATTGATCCGCAAAGTGATCTGGAGTTGATTCAAAATGTGGACTTTGCCAATATTGCGTCTGCTTTCGCCTCAGGCACGGGAGATTATGTTCAACTGTTTGAACCCCAGGCATCCATCTTTGAACAAGAAGGTCGGGGCAAGGTTGTTGCATCGTTTGGCGCAGAAGGTGGTCATCTGCCTTACACGGTCTTCATGACGAAACAGAGCTATCTTAACGACAACAAGGATATCGTGCAGAAATTTACGAACGGTCTGCATAAAGCGCAAGCATGGGTAGATTCCCATACGGCTGAAGAGATTGCAGAAGTCATTACTCCTTTCTTCAAAGACATCGATCCAGCCATTCTGGTCAGCAGTGTGAACCGTTATAAGGAACAGGGCACCTATGCAACAGACCCGATCATTGATGAGGAAGAGTGGAACAATCTGCTTGATGTCATGAGTGCTGCCGGAGAATTGAAAGAACGTGTGGATTTGAATGTCATTGTGGACAATGCCTATGCGGAAGAAGCCACGATATCGAAGTAA
- a CDS encoding PadR family transcriptional regulator, producing the protein MNILSYGLLGLLTREESSGYDLMLKIQPHWQAKHSQIYPLLSKMENDELLASRWVQQSDKPDKKMYAVTEKGIEKLLEWMITPVTAPVTRDEFNLRILCVGIAEDGSMRRILNERKSWFMERIRYFEELKSRIPLDNLRVGNRDFGSYILVQKGLMHAQTGLEWCNWVTQLLDGQAAIQDPSPSVSEI; encoded by the coding sequence ATGAACATACTTTCCTACGGATTGCTCGGGCTGCTTACCCGCGAGGAGTCATCGGGCTATGATCTGATGCTGAAGATTCAGCCGCATTGGCAGGCGAAACACAGTCAGATCTACCCACTCCTGTCCAAGATGGAAAACGATGAGTTATTGGCCTCCCGCTGGGTACAACAGTCTGACAAACCGGACAAGAAAATGTACGCAGTTACGGAAAAAGGCATTGAAAAGCTCTTGGAATGGATGATTACTCCTGTTACCGCACCGGTTACGCGCGATGAATTTAATTTGCGTATCTTGTGTGTTGGCATTGCGGAAGACGGAAGCATGAGACGCATTCTAAATGAGCGTAAAAGCTGGTTTATGGAACGCATACGTTATTTCGAGGAACTGAAATCACGTATACCTCTGGATAATCTTCGTGTAGGCAACCGAGATTTTGGAAGCTACATCCTGGTACAAAAAGGGTTAATGCATGCGCAAACAGGCCTGGAATGGTGTAACTGGGTTACCCAATTGCTTGATGGCCAAGCTGCAATTCAAGACCCAAGTCCAAGCGTTTCAGAAATTTAA
- a CDS encoding nucleobase:cation symporter-2 family protein, with protein sequence MKETKKMRIFSLGIQHVLAMYAGAILVPLLVGRALNLTAEQLAYLVSIDLLTCGIATWLQARKGKYLGIGLPAVLGSSFVAVTPMIAIGSQYGIPAIYGSIIAAGLFIVIFAVFFSKIVKLFPPVVIGTVVTIIGLALIPTGIKNMAGGANSENFGSLDNLALSFGVLLFILILNRYARGFVKSLAVLLGIIVGTLIAAFMGKVNFAAVQEASWFHLPQPFYFGWPTFEIGPIITMIIVGTVVIIESTGVFMALSKICDQPINEKDLARGYRAEGLAFVLGGIFNAFPYNTFAQNVGLVQLSKVKTTNVVVAAGGILVFLGLIPKVAAFATIIPSAVLGGATVVLFGMVVSSGIKMLQNVDFAKQSNLLIVACSVSLGLGVTAVPDLFAQLPQSIRIIVSDGIITGSLSAILLNVFFNLGFKKESLPLQPVQAQEAHT encoded by the coding sequence GACTGCAGAGCAGTTGGCGTATCTGGTATCCATTGACCTGTTAACGTGTGGGATTGCAACATGGCTTCAGGCTCGGAAAGGGAAGTACTTGGGTATAGGTTTGCCAGCGGTGCTCGGAAGCTCTTTTGTAGCGGTCACACCTATGATTGCCATTGGATCGCAATACGGAATTCCTGCCATATATGGGTCGATCATCGCAGCCGGATTATTTATCGTCATCTTTGCCGTATTTTTCAGCAAAATCGTCAAATTGTTTCCACCAGTCGTGATCGGTACAGTGGTAACCATCATCGGTCTTGCACTGATCCCAACCGGCATTAAGAACATGGCGGGTGGAGCAAACAGCGAGAATTTCGGAAGTTTGGACAATTTGGCGCTTTCCTTTGGCGTATTACTTTTCATTCTGATCCTGAATCGATACGCTCGTGGTTTTGTTAAATCCCTGGCAGTTCTCCTGGGGATTATCGTGGGAACCCTCATAGCAGCCTTCATGGGAAAAGTGAATTTTGCCGCTGTACAGGAAGCCTCCTGGTTCCATTTGCCCCAACCCTTCTACTTTGGATGGCCAACCTTCGAGATCGGCCCCATTATTACAATGATCATTGTAGGTACGGTAGTTATTATCGAATCAACAGGTGTATTTATGGCTTTGAGTAAAATCTGCGATCAACCGATCAACGAAAAAGATCTGGCACGGGGATATCGCGCAGAAGGTCTCGCGTTTGTTCTAGGTGGCATATTCAATGCCTTTCCATACAATACATTTGCGCAGAATGTCGGTTTAGTTCAGCTCTCCAAGGTGAAAACGACCAATGTGGTGGTTGCAGCCGGAGGTATTCTGGTCTTTCTCGGACTTATTCCCAAAGTAGCTGCTTTTGCAACGATTATTCCGAGTGCTGTATTAGGTGGGGCGACTGTTGTCCTGTTTGGAATGGTCGTCTCATCCGGGATCAAAATGCTGCAAAACGTCGACTTTGCCAAACAATCCAATCTGTTGATCGTGGCTTGCTCCGTTTCACTTGGTCTTGGTGTTACCGCTGTACCGGATCTGTTTGCTCAACTTCCCCAAAGCATTCGTATTATTGTGAGCGATGGCATTATCACAGGAAGTCTGTCAGCTATTTTGCTCAATGTCTTCTTCAACCTCGGCTTCAAAAAAGAAAGCTTGCCTCTTCAGCCTGTACAGGCACAAGAAGCACATACGTAA
- a CDS encoding YxcD family protein produces MVLSMDEIVNAICIHMAERKGVRPTDVNVELSWEEDTGYSAEVWIQGRSQYLVESNMIEAILRYLHSEYNIRAYRENVRLDLDEEITAIVNQ; encoded by the coding sequence ATGGTTCTGAGCATGGATGAAATTGTGAATGCAATCTGTATTCATATGGCAGAACGTAAGGGTGTACGTCCAACCGATGTGAACGTAGAACTGAGCTGGGAAGAAGATACAGGTTATTCCGCTGAAGTTTGGATTCAAGGCCGCAGTCAATATCTGGTGGAATCCAATATGATTGAAGCGATTCTTCGCTACCTGCACAGTGAATACAACATCCGGGCATACCGTGAGAACGTACGACTTGATCTGGATGAAGAGATCACAGCGATCGTTAATCAATAA
- the tyrS gene encoding tyrosine--tRNA ligase, with translation MNIIDELEWRDAINQQTDAEGLRELTETKSVSLYCGVDPTGDSMHIGHLIPFMMLKRFQLAGHRPVILIGGATGTIGDPSGRQAERSLQTMEQVQDNVDALTAQMKKLFVTDGDNQVRMVNNYDWTHKINVIEFLRDYGKNFNLNTMLAKDVVASRLEGGISFTEFSYQILQSLDYLHLFQNEDVQLQIGGSDQWGNITSGLDLIRKKEGSEAKAYGLTIPLMLKSDGTKFGKTAGGAIWLDPNKTTPFEFYQFWANTDDRDVIKYLKYFTFLSKEEIEALAEKVETEPHKREAQKALAEEMTKFVHGEDMLEQAKRITAALFSGDIRSLTADEIEQGFKEMPTFETDGEAKNIVDWLVDLGLEPSKRQAREDVTKGAISMNGEKITELEFTVSAEHAIGGKFIIIRKGKKNYSLVKLQS, from the coding sequence ATGAATATTATTGATGAACTAGAGTGGCGTGACGCCATTAACCAGCAGACCGATGCAGAGGGATTACGTGAACTGACTGAAACCAAATCAGTCTCCTTGTACTGCGGCGTTGACCCTACGGGGGATAGCATGCACATCGGACATTTAATTCCCTTCATGATGCTGAAACGTTTTCAACTGGCAGGACATCGTCCAGTCATTCTGATTGGTGGAGCTACAGGTACAATTGGTGATCCAAGTGGACGTCAGGCAGAGCGTTCTTTGCAAACGATGGAGCAGGTGCAGGATAATGTGGATGCACTGACAGCACAAATGAAGAAGTTGTTCGTAACAGATGGCGATAATCAAGTTCGCATGGTGAATAACTACGATTGGACGCACAAAATCAATGTAATTGAATTCTTGCGTGACTACGGCAAAAACTTTAACCTCAACACAATGCTGGCTAAGGATGTAGTTGCGAGTAGACTGGAAGGCGGAATCTCGTTCACCGAGTTTTCCTACCAGATCCTTCAATCCCTCGACTACCTGCACCTGTTCCAGAACGAAGATGTACAACTGCAAATCGGCGGTTCCGATCAATGGGGTAACATCACAAGCGGTCTCGATCTAATTCGCAAAAAAGAAGGATCTGAAGCGAAGGCGTACGGTCTGACCATCCCGCTTATGCTCAAATCCGACGGAACCAAATTCGGTAAAACAGCTGGCGGCGCAATTTGGCTTGATCCGAACAAAACGACACCATTTGAGTTCTACCAGTTCTGGGCGAATACAGATGACCGTGATGTCATTAAATACTTGAAATACTTTACTTTCCTGAGCAAAGAAGAAATTGAAGCTTTGGCTGAAAAGGTAGAGACAGAGCCGCACAAACGTGAAGCACAGAAAGCACTCGCGGAAGAAATGACGAAATTCGTTCACGGCGAAGACATGCTGGAACAGGCTAAGCGGATTACAGCAGCGCTGTTTAGTGGAGATATCCGTTCCCTGACAGCAGACGAAATTGAGCAGGGCTTTAAGGAAATGCCAACATTTGAAACGGACGGCGAAGCGAAAAATATCGTGGACTGGCTCGTGGATCTGGGGCTGGAGCCATCCAAGCGTCAGGCACGTGAAGATGTCACTAAAGGTGCAATCTCCATGAATGGTGAGAAAATTACGGAGCTTGAATTCACGGTGTCGGCAGAGCATGCCATTGGCGGTAAATTCATCATTATCCGTAAAGGTAAAAAGAACTACAGCCTGGTTAAACTCCAATCATAG
- a CDS encoding carboxypeptidase M32, translating to MDKQTQEHLESFRNLARKIKSYHEAIGLLHWDLRTGAPKKGVPTRSETLGMLSTEAFKLQTSADMKTYLDALTTPAVLEQLEDIDRRLVEDCKKEYDRSQSVPPEKVQSYTVLTAKSETAWEDAKHNSDFAGFSPYLTDIVKLKQEFIDYWGVKDTRYDTLLDMYEPDLTVEKVDAVFARLKARLVPLQEKINASENKPNTEFLNQLFDTEQQEKFSLFILEQMGYDFEAGRLDESVHPFATGLNPGDVRITTHYLQDDVASAVFSSLHEGGHALYEQNIDESLAGTLLAEGTSMGIHESQSRLWENMIGRSLPFWTRYYKDLQQHFPQLSEVELEDFYRAINRVESSLIRIEADELTYNLHIIIRYEIEKMLFNDGLEVKDLPETWNAKYKEYLGIMPTNDGEGVLQDVHWSGGDFGYFASYSLGNMYAAQILHTLRKEMPEFDTHITEGNLIPIKEWLTDKIYRYGKSRTPSELIVAVTGEELNPDYLADYLEAKYAEIYKL from the coding sequence ATGGATAAACAAACACAGGAACATTTGGAATCCTTCCGTAATTTGGCTCGTAAAATTAAGAGCTATCATGAAGCCATCGGTTTGCTTCACTGGGATCTGCGCACAGGTGCGCCGAAAAAAGGCGTTCCGACTCGCTCGGAGACGCTGGGTATGCTGTCCACCGAAGCATTCAAGCTGCAAACCTCGGCTGACATGAAGACCTACCTGGATGCATTAACCACTCCAGCGGTATTGGAACAACTCGAAGATATAGATCGTCGTCTGGTTGAAGACTGTAAGAAAGAATATGATCGCAGTCAGTCTGTACCACCTGAGAAAGTACAATCATATACCGTGCTCACGGCGAAGTCCGAAACCGCATGGGAAGATGCCAAGCATAACAGTGATTTTGCAGGGTTCTCACCTTATCTGACAGATATCGTTAAGCTCAAACAGGAGTTTATTGATTATTGGGGTGTGAAGGATACACGGTATGATACGTTGCTTGATATGTATGAGCCTGATCTAACCGTTGAGAAAGTGGATGCTGTGTTCGCTCGCCTCAAAGCACGTTTGGTGCCTCTGCAAGAGAAGATCAATGCTTCAGAAAACAAGCCAAATACAGAGTTCTTGAATCAGTTGTTTGACACCGAGCAGCAGGAAAAGTTCAGTCTGTTCATCCTGGAACAGATGGGATATGACTTTGAAGCCGGACGATTGGACGAGAGTGTTCATCCTTTTGCAACGGGCCTTAACCCGGGTGATGTGCGAATCACGACACATTATCTGCAAGATGATGTAGCAAGCGCAGTCTTCAGTTCACTGCATGAGGGCGGACATGCCCTGTATGAACAAAATATTGATGAGAGTCTGGCGGGTACCCTTCTTGCCGAAGGAACGTCCATGGGTATTCATGAGTCCCAGTCCCGTCTTTGGGAAAATATGATTGGTCGCAGCCTGCCATTCTGGACACGCTATTACAAAGATTTGCAGCAGCATTTCCCGCAACTGAGCGAGGTTGAACTGGAAGATTTCTATCGTGCAATCAACCGGGTGGAGAGTTCACTCATTCGGATTGAAGCCGATGAACTGACCTATAACCTGCACATTATTATCCGGTATGAAATTGAGAAAATGCTGTTTAACGATGGTCTAGAAGTGAAGGACCTGCCGGAAACCTGGAATGCAAAATACAAAGAATACCTCGGTATTATGCCAACGAATGATGGAGAAGGCGTTCTTCAGGATGTTCACTGGTCTGGTGGAGACTTTGGTTACTTTGCATCGTATTCTCTGGGTAATATGTATGCAGCTCAAATTCTACATACATTGCGCAAGGAAATGCCGGAGTTTGATACCCATATTACAGAAGGTAATCTGATTCCAATCAAGGAATGGCTTACAGACAAGATCTATCGATATGGCAAAAGTCGTACACCTTCCGAATTGATTGTTGCCGTAACGGGTGAAGAATTGAACCCGGATTATCTGGCCGATTATTTGGAAGCCAAATATGCCGAGATTTACAAGCTGTAA
- a CDS encoding YdiU family protein — MQQAKLETRLNFDNSYARLPQIFYTSQGAEPVESPDLLIFNATLATELGLNAEALNTQEGAAVFAGNVTPQGAEPLAQAYAGHQFGNFNMLGDGRALLLGEHITPQGERVDIQLKGSGRTPYSRAGDGRAAVGPMLREYIISEAMYALGIPTTRSLAVVSTGEHIVRESERPGAILTRVAASHIRVATFQYAARWGSKEELRTLADYTLERHFPQVEGDEDRYLRLLQEVIKLQAALIAQWQRVGFIHGVMNTDNMAISGETIDYGPCAFMDAYNPSTVFSSIDKQGRYAYGNQPYIGGWNLARFAETLIPLLHEDEEQAVQIAQDAIAQFSELYHHHWLSGMRAKLGLFNEEAEDETLIKELIELMEKHSADFTNTFVALTLGTLEGTNLNGVPEFNEWYSRWQSRLERQSETKNVVIQQMKSNNPAVIPRNDRVEEALERAENHGDYSVMQQLLAVLQQPYAYTPEQADYATLPVSCDPSYRTFCGT, encoded by the coding sequence ATGCAACAAGCTAAGCTGGAAACCCGTTTGAATTTTGACAATAGTTATGCACGTCTGCCGCAAATATTCTACACAAGCCAGGGAGCGGAGCCAGTTGAATCACCGGATCTGCTTATCTTCAATGCTACGCTTGCAACAGAACTTGGCTTGAACGCCGAAGCGCTGAACACGCAAGAAGGTGCCGCCGTATTTGCAGGAAATGTAACCCCGCAAGGAGCTGAGCCTCTCGCTCAGGCCTATGCAGGTCATCAATTTGGTAATTTCAACATGCTAGGTGACGGACGGGCATTGCTTCTTGGTGAACATATTACCCCACAGGGGGAGCGCGTAGATATTCAGCTCAAAGGTTCGGGAAGAACTCCATACTCTCGCGCAGGGGATGGACGTGCCGCAGTTGGACCAATGTTGCGTGAATATATCATAAGTGAAGCGATGTATGCACTCGGCATTCCAACCACACGGAGTCTGGCAGTTGTGTCCACAGGAGAGCATATCGTCCGTGAATCAGAACGACCGGGTGCCATACTGACACGAGTAGCTGCCAGTCATATTCGAGTAGCGACGTTTCAGTATGCAGCGCGTTGGGGATCGAAAGAGGAACTGAGAACTCTCGCAGACTACACATTGGAGCGACATTTCCCCCAGGTTGAAGGAGATGAAGATCGTTATCTTCGATTGCTTCAGGAAGTGATCAAGCTTCAGGCGGCACTTATTGCGCAGTGGCAGCGAGTTGGCTTCATTCATGGCGTGATGAATACGGACAATATGGCGATCAGTGGAGAAACGATTGATTACGGACCATGCGCTTTTATGGATGCTTATAATCCGAGTACGGTGTTTAGTTCAATTGATAAGCAAGGTCGTTATGCATATGGCAATCAACCGTATATTGGCGGATGGAACTTGGCACGTTTTGCCGAGACACTTATACCGCTGCTGCATGAAGACGAGGAGCAGGCCGTGCAAATCGCACAGGATGCCATCGCGCAATTCTCAGAGTTGTATCATCATCACTGGTTATCAGGCATGCGAGCCAAATTGGGACTGTTCAATGAAGAAGCGGAAGATGAAACTCTAATTAAAGAACTTATTGAACTGATGGAGAAACATTCCGCAGATTTTACGAACACGTTCGTGGCGCTGACGCTAGGTACCTTGGAAGGAACCAACCTGAATGGAGTACCTGAGTTTAACGAGTGGTATTCACGTTGGCAGTCCAGATTAGAGCGACAGTCCGAAACAAAAAATGTTGTTATACAACAAATGAAGAGTAACAATCCAGCAGTTATTCCTCGGAATGATCGGGTAGAAGAAGCACTGGAACGAGCTGAGAATCATGGAGACTATAGTGTGATGCAACAACTTCTTGCAGTTCTGCAACAGCCTTATGCGTATACACCAGAACAGGCTGACTACGCTACCTTGCCGGTTTCATGTGATCCGTCTTATCGCACATTCTGCGGAACCTAA